The following coding sequences lie in one Polluticoccus soli genomic window:
- a CDS encoding VWA domain-containing protein has product MRLSLLIFGLLLLVRADRCIGQVQEIKQPRILILLDGSSSMLQPWQKDQTRFKTAAHIITTLMDSLYKVNNQVEFALRVYGHQYPAQQNNCYDTRREVMFSKDNLTQMTLRLANLQSLGVSPIAFSLKEAAEYDLVEQWKYNYSLILITDGGESCGGNICDVVKTLLDKKINFKPYIVSLVDYAPLRDQYTCLGNYLLTTKENDIPTTVGTIVDAYKPMLLLKTPVQKIEQVTQSTQPIPKAEVPKVVIKAPVEEAPPRTKEAVVFLNALRAARITRPDLVIPAPKYAKVDNLTVPRAQPEPVEKPVVITPPPPPPPPVEVPRQKEQVVYLNTGKIASIKMPEPIITKPQYARVEKIIVPALKPEPEEPPVVAAAPKPTPPPPPPVQPKPAPKPPVQPAPKPTPPPPANEPPSKPKEPKYNIEREEQAETTLEVYFTDGKGKFYQTAPQIILIDPKTNNPVHKFYRAVNVAGNPQPQKLPEGTYNLTVAGKSNLLIRNVELKPKTKNKVLIQVGKASLRFEYEDDPNQPVKEYSARVKKNFEPGPLFTQLCTQELEYDPGNYHIEISTQPRDHRSVDLDFDALVVIKVEKPGFVQIANTNTIGKVTLYYELGDQFVPFFKMDVNGDISKQNLRLQRGHYKAGYNRTPNVPYAQETLKEFTVKTNQTTEVTLD; this is encoded by the coding sequence ATGCGGCTTTCCCTTCTGATTTTTGGACTATTGTTGCTCGTTCGTGCGGATAGGTGTATCGGACAGGTACAGGAAATTAAACAACCCCGGATACTGATACTTTTAGACGGATCATCAAGCATGCTACAACCGTGGCAAAAGGACCAAACGCGCTTTAAAACCGCCGCACATATTATCACCACCCTCATGGATAGCCTATATAAAGTAAACAACCAGGTGGAGTTTGCTTTGAGGGTTTACGGGCACCAATATCCGGCCCAGCAAAATAACTGCTACGATACCCGCAGAGAGGTGATGTTCAGCAAAGACAATCTTACCCAAATGACCCTGCGCCTGGCTAACCTGCAATCGCTCGGGGTGTCGCCGATCGCTTTTTCGCTTAAAGAAGCCGCCGAATATGACCTGGTAGAACAATGGAAATATAATTACAGCCTGATATTGATCACAGACGGGGGAGAAAGCTGCGGAGGCAATATCTGCGACGTTGTAAAAACACTACTAGACAAAAAGATCAATTTTAAGCCTTATATCGTAAGCCTGGTGGATTATGCGCCATTAAGGGATCAGTACACATGTCTTGGCAACTACCTGCTGACTACTAAAGAAAACGATATACCAACTACTGTTGGAACTATTGTAGATGCCTACAAGCCAATGTTGCTGCTGAAAACACCGGTACAGAAAATAGAGCAGGTAACACAGAGCACTCAGCCTATTCCAAAGGCGGAAGTTCCCAAAGTAGTGATCAAAGCACCAGTTGAAGAAGCGCCACCAAGAACAAAAGAAGCAGTTGTGTTTCTGAATGCGCTCAGAGCAGCCAGGATAACCAGGCCGGATCTTGTAATACCAGCGCCCAAATATGCAAAAGTCGACAATCTGACCGTTCCCCGCGCACAACCGGAGCCGGTAGAGAAGCCGGTGGTTATAACTCCTCCGCCACCACCACCGCCACCCGTTGAGGTGCCAAGGCAAAAAGAGCAAGTTGTTTATCTGAATACTGGGAAAATAGCTTCTATCAAAATGCCGGAGCCGATTATCACCAAGCCACAGTATGCCCGCGTTGAAAAGATCATTGTACCTGCTTTAAAGCCAGAACCTGAAGAGCCACCTGTAGTTGCTGCTGCACCAAAACCAACCCCGCCACCACCGCCACCTGTGCAGCCCAAACCCGCACCGAAGCCTCCTGTTCAACCCGCGCCAAAACCAACCCCACCACCACCGGCCAACGAGCCTCCGTCAAAGCCGAAAGAGCCTAAATACAACATTGAACGCGAAGAGCAGGCAGAAACTACGCTTGAAGTCTATTTCACAGACGGCAAAGGCAAATTTTATCAAACTGCACCACAGATCATCCTGATAGACCCGAAAACAAACAACCCGGTCCACAAATTTTATCGCGCAGTGAATGTTGCTGGTAACCCACAACCTCAAAAGCTGCCTGAAGGTACTTATAACCTGACCGTGGCGGGGAAGAGCAACTTACTTATCCGTAATGTAGAATTAAAACCGAAAACCAAGAATAAGGTGTTGATCCAGGTGGGTAAAGCATCGCTTCGGTTTGAGTATGAAGATGACCCCAACCAGCCCGTGAAAGAGTACTCAGCGCGTGTAAAAAAGAATTTTGAACCAGGGCCGTTGTTTACACAGCTGTGTACACAAGAGCTGGAATATGATCCGGGTAACTATCATATCGAGATCAGCACACAGCCCCGCGACCACAGAAGCGTAGACCTTGATTTTGATGCCCTTGTTGTGATAAAAGTGGAAAAACCCGGCTTTGTACAGATAGCTAATACTAACACTATAGGAAAGGTAACTTTGTATTACGAACTAGGAGACCAGTTTGTGCCATTTTTTAAAATGGATGTAAATGGGGATATAAGCAAACAGAATCTTAGGTTACAACGCGGCCATTACAAAGCGGGCTATAATAGAACTCCGAATGTGCCGTATGCGCAGGAAACGTTGAAAGAGTTTACCGTAAAAACCAACCAAACAACAGAAGTTACACTGGATTGA
- a CDS encoding GNAT family N-acetyltransferase: MSDITTRTISVKNTADYQKVYELREEVLRKPIGLSLKDEDLSGDDLDKIIIAESGSELLGCVMIHPTHETTVLKLRQMAVQPSQQRKGIGQLLISVAENECRSAGATRIILHARIEAEGFYKKLGYATVSDIFNEVGIPHVVMEKPL; the protein is encoded by the coding sequence ATGAGTGACATCACAACCAGAACCATATCTGTAAAAAATACCGCGGACTACCAGAAGGTGTACGAGCTGCGTGAAGAAGTGTTGCGCAAACCCATAGGGCTTTCGCTGAAAGACGAAGACCTGAGCGGCGATGACCTGGATAAGATTATTATTGCTGAATCGGGTTCAGAGTTGTTGGGGTGCGTTATGATACACCCTACTCACGAAACTACTGTATTGAAGCTGCGCCAGATGGCGGTACAACCCAGCCAACAACGAAAAGGTATTGGCCAGCTGCTTATATCCGTAGCAGAGAATGAATGCAGGAGCGCTGGTGCGACAAGAATAATCTTACATGCACGCATTGAGGCGGAAGGGTTTTATAAAAAGCTTGGTTATGCAACCGTAAGCGATATTTTTAATGAAGTGGGTATACCTCACGTAGTAATGGAAAAACCACTTTAG